The sequence AtgccttttttgtttcatttaaaaacgTGGATTTGATCATGACTGCCCCTTTTCTGCTGGGCgggaagaaaaagatatataattggtagtttctattctgttttggttttagGGAGGAAATAATACTTTGGTGTGGGCTTACTTTGACTTCTTGCATTTTCCCTTGTCTCCCGCCCCTAGAAAAATGCAGACTTCTTGCTGGAatgtgctgggggggggggtgggaaggggtgtgtgtgcgcacacatgtgTTTGGGGTGTGCGTGTATGTTTGGGGGTACACGCGTGTGTGCTTGGGGTTGTGTACAGTGATCTGAGGACGGGAAGGGGAGGGGTCCCTCATGGATGAAGAAGGGGTAGTATTCTTGAAACAGAGACCAGGAAACTGTCTCAGAGACCAGGTGGTTAGGAGTAAGGATTTCAGTTTCCCTTGAGCGCCAGGATCTTGTCCAgttctcatctttttttccctcacgCCTTGTCTCGAAACCGTCCCTTCTCTCTTAACCTCCTAATAGAAGATtgttaagttaaaatatttttgaggaccTTATGGCACTAGTCTCAAGTCCAAGAGTGGCCCGATCTGAGTGAGTCTGAATCGTGGTTGGAAAGCTAGAATACAGAGACTTAGTAGAGACAACATCTTGCTGTTCAGATAAGCTTCGGAGGACCCCATGCATTGGTACAGAACCCTCAAGGCTGAAAATCAGTGCCCGTGCGGGACTTCCCATATCTTATGGGGGAAATTTCAGCCCCCAGGACCATGAAATCcagagagatatttaaaaaacaaaacaaattcttacAGCTCGTGAATTGGAAACCGATCTCGGATTAAATGCAGGGTCCCCAAACCCAAAGGTCTGCATGCTCCCCGCTCTCTTTTTTCAGGGCTGTAGTCAGGTGAAGATAAATAGTGATGCACACAGAGAAATGACACCCCCTTCACGTTTTAGCCCCCAGGATGACCTTGGCTTAAAAGGCACGTTGGCTGTCCTACCCTCCCCAACCCTGTCCACGCAACTCTGTTCATTTTGTGGCTGGGAGCCCTAAGGAAGTCACAAAGTTATACCTACATTTTCCTGCACCTGCCACGCCAGTCCTCAGGAAGGCAGAAGTGGAGACAGATAAAAGGCAAGCGTGAAGAGATGGGAGAGGCGTTTCCAGGGGAGAGATTCAGGCTGGACTCCGCTCCTGTTCTTGGTCAGGGGCACCTCCAGCGTCTGCAGTGCCCACAGCCAGACTCTGCCTCTCATCCTCCAACAGCTGGTAGCCCCTCTTCTTGTACTTCCGGGTGCCATAGACGGCCAGGGCGATGGCGGCTGCCAGGACAGTGGTGACCCCCACTGTGACCCCAGCTGCTGCCCCTCCTGACAGACCACCGCCGTCCCCACGGATGACCCTCATGGCCCTGCGCAGCTCTAACggctcccccagcctccactGGTGGGTCTGGGAGTCTTTAATCCAGGAGCTGGCCGTCTCACTGTTAGTCACTAAGACAGTGTTAGTGGCAGCTTGACTcatgaggggtggctgggtgtaAGGGGGAGCCTGCAGGGGGCAGAGCCCCTCCTGTGAAGAGCCCGGACTTGACGCAGTAGGACACTTGGCATCCATCACTGATGATGGCCAGGTGTTGGCTGAAGCCCCCGGGACACTTTTTTAGTGAAGGTGTCCCCAAATCTTTGGATGCAGCAGAATTCACCAAAGGGTTCCCGACTGCACAGCTAAAGAAGCCACCAAAGGGGACTGAAAATCTGTATCCCATCTCATAGTCCAGGGAGGCACATACCTTGAGGCTTTCAAAGAGCCGCAGTGGAAGATAGCCAGCCGGGCAGGACTGCGCGTTGGTCAAAGGGTTTATGCTCTTACCACTGAAGAGGCCCCCAAAAAGCAGTCCTGAGTTTTCTGGTATTTGGCCGCCCGCCACGCACCAAAAAGCCCTAAATTCAGCCTTTGCCACCCGGAACACGTCTTCGCACACCGTCTTGCAGAAGACGAGGAGGGTGCATTTCCGCCGGCACTCCAGGTGGTTGTAGCCGTCCTCGTGGATCTGGGAGAGCAGCTGGACTGGGGAGTAGCCAGAGGGGCAGGAGAAGTCACCAGTGAGGGGATTCTTCTGCTCCAGGTGTTGGCAGAGTTGGACAACCTCCTTCCCGGAGAGCTGGGTGCATTCCTGATAAACTCCTCCGAAGGAGAAATTGGTCATTTTCCCCTCGCAGGAGCCGTCATCCGTGTTGGCCTGGAAGTTGAAGTTGGGCGAATTGGCATTGGTGCATCCAGGGTAGGTGTTGAACGTGTAATAGCGCCTCACGGCGGCCTCCACCGTCCTGGACAGCTTCTTGACCAAGGGTCCCGGCAACTCGGGCAGCATGTCGGGGTTGATGAAGAAATGCAGAGGCAGGCCAGCGCGGTCTATGGCCACCAGGTGGTTGAGGATGCCCTGCTGCCAGGCCTGGAGGGTGATGCCCGGGTAAAAGGGAACCCCTCCGATGCTTTGCACCCTGGAGTTGGTGCGGTTCGAGAGGTAGCTCTTGGTAAGGGCGCTCTGCGAGGTGTAATTCTCCTCAACTTTGTAGTTCACGATGTTCATGAAGGCAATCCCAGCAGAGGCAGTCACGGCGGTGCGGCTGCTCTCGCCGTCCTGTAGGAATGAGGCTCGGATGTGGTCCTCCTGGATGAGAGCTGCGCCGGCATCCACGCTGGTGATGACATGGGTGCCGTAGTTGAGGACCAGCAGTTCTGCGAGGTAGGTCGCCATCCGCGTCTGGTTGTTCTCCAGGCGCTCGGAGATGTCCATCAGCTCCTTCTTAAACCTCCAGCTTAGCTCTGGCGCTGAGTTGATCTTGACTGTGTAGATCAGGTTTCTCACCTGAACCCGGGTAGTCACAGCTTGGTCTTTTACTTGAAGGGTCTTCATCTTCTGGAAACCAGAGGAGAATTTGCCATTGACCTTGGAATAGAGGGAGAGCTCTGAGTTGATGGAGAAGGAGGTGCTGCTCTGGTAATtcacccaggactccaggatttcAGAGTTCATCTCGAGGTTGCTTTGTTTCTGGGCGATGCTGACGATTTCATCGGGGATGATGTACTGTCCATCTTCCGTGGTCCTGCAACCCCTGTAAGTCAGGTCCATCACCCGTCCCATGTCCACATTCCGCAGGTTATCCCAGCCCCCTCCGGGTAAGGCTTCTAGAACAGGTAGTTTCAAGGCGTTCTTGCATTTTTGAAATCCAGACTCATTCGTCTCTCCCAAAGGCTCGTTCGTTTCAGCCCACGCTACCACTGCCCAGAAGAGGACAGCACCCGTGAGGCCGTTCATGGCTTAGGCAGTCCCACACTCGCCAGCCCTAAACAGCAGCCAGCGAGCTTGGTACAAACggagcagaagggaaagaatGCAGCTGCGGAAATGAACACATACAACAGTTCTCCCAAAGCCACCAGTTCCTCTTCAGGCTCATCTAATTACAAAATAGGGAAACGAGAGTTGGTTGGAATACAAAGGCCCATCAGGACTTTGAAAAAATCATGTTGTGCTAGGTATGCAAAGACAGCCCTGTATCCTTAACAGTTAACTGCCCCAACAGCCCCCCTCtatcccccagccccaggctggtgACTCTGCCCCAGCAGTGGGATCTCAGAAAAAGTACCACCACACGTCTCATGGCTGCCTTCACGGCAGATTTCTGGCTTTGAAAGAaagttttggtttcatttttgctCTGATGTTTCAAATTTTCCTTGACGGCTCTCTCCTAGGACTCCAGCACCGGTTTCCTTTTACTGTAAATAGTGAACCGTTGCTGAGActtcctgcctcccccttccctgggctCACTGCAGGTCAAAGCCAAGGCCTGGGGCTCCCACTCAGCTGAGGGTGAAGGCAGTTAACACACAAGAAAAGAATGACAATCTTGGACACAAATCCTGTGGACTTTCCCTGTTATGAGCCTCATAGTGCAGGCTTTGGAGGTGCCGTTACATGAGGCAGAGCTGCGGGGGCTGAAGTAGACTCGGTTCTGCTGCGCTCTGGAAACTTCGGTGTGTACTGTCCTCAGTGCTCAGACTGAAAGCATTGGCCCCACATTGTGTTGTTTCCTTTCAGGCAGAAATgtttaagcaaagaaaaaaatccacactcTGATTTAGATTTTGATCAAAagctggagcgcctgggtggctcagtgtgttaaagcctctgtcttcagctcaggtggctcaggtcatgatcccagggtcctgggatcgagccccgcatcgggctctcggctcagtggggagcctgcttctttctctctctgcctgcctctctgcctacttgtgatctctgtctgtcaaatacataaattaaatcttaaaaaaaaaaaaaaagcagacagtaGCCAAGgagtatttgtgtatgtatgtacacacttACACAtcctctggtgtgtgtgtgtgtgtgtgtacagttgcTAAGTTGGTACCTGTTGTTACAGCTTTAATTTTTCGTTCTGCTGCTAAGTTTATGTACTCAGTCTAGGTGCATAAAAAAAGGTGCCTTTTTATTACTCAGTGGTTTTGAAGCAACAACTCATTTGTTCTATCATTAGGAGAACATAATTTCATGAATTTCCTTCCATGTGCCTATGCTGTCTGTATtatgatgtatatatgtatatacatgtatgtaacaTGTCTATTAGACCCTGTAGTTTGGAAACGTGTTTCCAGACCCACTGATCTAGTGCCAGGATTAACCCAAGGCCAGCTCCATCACTTCTTTCAGACCATTAAGGTGCATCTTAGTCCATTCGGTGGTAAACAAAGAATCCAGAAGAGTTAAT comes from Mustela erminea isolate mMusErm1 chromosome 9, mMusErm1.Pri, whole genome shotgun sequence and encodes:
- the MPEG1 gene encoding LOW QUALITY PROTEIN: macrophage-expressed gene 1 protein (The sequence of the model RefSeq protein was modified relative to this genomic sequence to represent the inferred CDS: inserted 2 bases in 1 codon), translating into MNGLTGAVLFWAVVAWAETNEPLGETNESGFQKCKNALKLPVLEALPGGGWDNLRNVDMGRVMDLTYRGCRTTEDGQYIIPDEIVSIAQKQSNLEMNSEILESWVNYQSSTSFSINSELSLYSKVNGKFSSGFQKMKTLQVKDQAVTTRVQVRNLIYTVKINSAPELSWRFKKELMDISERLENNQTRMATYLAELLVLNYGTHVITSVDAGAALIQEDHIRASFLQDGESSRTAVTASAGIAFMNIVNYKVEENYTSQSALTKSYLSNRTNSRVQSIGGVPFYPGITLQAWQQGILNHLVAIDRAGLPLHFFINPDMLPELPGPLVKKLSRTVEAAVRRYYTFNTYPGCTNANSPNFNFQANTDDGSCEGKMTNFSFGGVYQECTQLSGKEVVQLCQHLEQKNPLTGDFSCPSGYSPVQLLSQIHEDGYNHLECRRKCTLLVFCKTVCEDVFRVAKAEFRAFWCVAGGQIPENSGLLFGGLFSGKSINPLTNAQSCPAGYLPLRLFESLKVCASLDYEMGYRFSVPFGGFFSCAVGNPLVNSAASKDLGTPSLKKCPGGFSQHLAIISDGCQVSYCVKSGLFTGGALPPAXAPPYTQPPLMSQAATNTVLVTNSETASSWIKDSQTHQWRLGEPLELRRAMRVIRGDGGGLSGGAAAGVTVGVTTVLAAAIALAVYGTRKYKKRGYQLLEDERQSLAVGTADAGGAPDQEQERSPA